In Nocardioides daphniae, the DNA window GTCGACGAAGTAGGTGTGCTCCAGGTTGACCAGCCATGCCCACGCAGCGTCGGCCGAGGCCGTGAAGCCGTTGCCCTGGGCGTCGAGCTGGGCGGCCTTCCACTCCTCGTTCGCCCTGTCGGGATCAGTGGCGGCCAGCGCTGCGTCGAGGTGACGGTCGACGGGCTTGCTGGAGTAGTAGCCGGCGTTGAGCAGGTCGGTGCCGGCCAGGTCGGACTTGTAGAGCGAGTACATCTCGTAGGGGTCGTGCGAACCCCAGCCGAAGAGCACAGAGTCGGTGTGCAGGCGCTGGTAGATCTCGTCCCAGCTGACTCCCTCGGTGGTGATCTTGATGCCCGCGGGCTTCACCTGGTCGACGACGCTCAGGGCGAGTCCCTGCCGCAGGGAGTCGCCTGCGGGGTAGAGCAGCGTGAAGGCCGCGTCGAGTCCGCCCTTCTCCACGACGCCGTCCCCGTCCGTGTCGGCCCAGCCAGCGTCGGCCAGCAGCTGCTCGGCCCTGTCGACGTCGGCGTCCTCGATCGCGGAGTCAGGGTTGAACCACGGCGAGTTGTCCACGGGGCCGCTCGCCGGGGAGCCGAAGCCCTCGAGCACGCCGTCGACGAGTGCCTGCCGGTCGACCGCGTAGTTCACGGCCTGCCGGATCGCCCTGTCGGCGGTGACGTCGTTGCCGATCGGCAGCCCCGCAGGCGACTTCCTGCCCTCCTTCGGGACCGTCACGAAGTGCAGACCGCGGTTGTCGATCGAGGTGATCGCCTCGAGCCGCATGCCGGGGATCTCCTGGGTCGCCAAGGAGGCGGGAAGCCCGGCCAGGTGGACCTCGCCGGTGCGGGCGGCCGCCAGCGAGGCGTCCTCGTCGGTGAAGACGAAGACGATCCGCTCGAAGGGCGACTTCTCGCCGTAGTAGTCGTCGTTGCGCGCGACCACGAGCTGCTCCCCCTTGGCCCAGTCGACCAAGGTGAACGGGCCCGAGCCGACCGGCTTCTGCGCGTAGTCCTTGCCGTGGGCGTGCTCCGGCACGATGCCCAGGCTGACGAGGCGGTTGACGAAGGTCGACTGCGGCTTCACCAGCGTGAGCTCGACGGTGTCGTCGTCGACGGCCTTGGCCGACCTCAGCGACGTGACGTCGGTGAGTCCACCCTCCTTCGCCGCCGTGGTGAAGGTGTAGGCCACGTCCTCGGCCGTGACCGGTTCGCCGTCGGTGAACTCCGCGTCGTCGCGGATGTCGACCGTCCAGACGAGGCGTCGTCGCTGACCGAGTAGTCGGTCGCCAGGTCCGTGCCGATCGACAGGTCGGCGTTGCGCTTCAGGAGCGTCGACTGGAAGAGCGGCGACCCGTAGCGCCCCCAGCCGAGCGTCGGGTCGTACCCCTCCTCGGACTCCCCGCCGATGGCCAGCCGCAGCTCGGTCGGAGCGGCAGTGCTGCGGCTGTCGTCGGTGGCGCAACCCGAGGCGATCAGGACAACCGCGAGCGCGGCGGCCGGCAGGCGCAGGGTGCGACGGAGGGCAAGGCGGGACATGGGCGCTCCTTGTTGCGAAGTGTTTGCAATAGAACGCTACCGCACCCCATGCACTCAGCGTAATTGCCGCTACAGATTGCGTCAGAAAACCCCCATCAGCACAACGGTCCGAGTGATGCTTGCGGACCGGCGGGTCGACGTACGACGCTGAGCTCGGGGCTGCGGGCACGTGGCTCCTGTGCCGCCACGAGGCGTTGCTGCGCCGCAAGCTGGACGAAGGCGCAGAGGGCCGAGGTCGTCCCGCTCGACGAAGTCGGTGAGGTCTGTCACCCAGGCGTGGTGAATCGCTCGATCACCCTCGACGGGACCGGCCCGGGTGCGACCATCGACCAGCGGCACGTCGACGTGTTGCCTCGACGTGACATCTCGGAAGTGGACGAAAGACGTGAGCAACACCCAGGCCAACGTGAGGTCATCACGCTCGCTCGCCATCATCCTCGGTGCCCTGCTGGTGCTGGCTCTCGTGGCGGTGCCCCTGGTGGTCCTGCCGGCTGGAGGGCAGGCCGGGATCTCCCCTGGCTCCCTGGGGGTCATGACGGCGCTGGTGGCGGCCGCCCTCGCCGCGCGCACGGCACTGCTCAGGCGCGGGGCGATGCGTTTCTCCTGGAGCATGCTCGGTCTCTACCTGGGCATCTACGCCGTGGGGGACGCGCTCTACTCCGGACTCCTCGGCGGGAGCCCCCAGCCGAGCCTGGCCGACATCGTCTACCTGATCGCCTTCGTGCCCGCTGGCCTCGGGCTGCTGTGCTACCCGATCCTCGAGCTCTCGCGCGGAATGTGGCGCCCGCTGCTGATCGACGCCGCGCTGCTCGTCGCCTCCGTCGCCCTCGTCGTCCACACGCTCGTGCTGCGCCACGTGCACGGGGCCGGTCTCGAGCTCGTCACCGTCACCATCCTCAGCATCTATCCGCTGATCTCCACCTGGTGCGCGGCACTGATGGTGCTGGTGCTGGCCCGTAGCCGCGGCGGGCAACGGCCTGACGCCACGCTGATGGGCCTGGCGTACGTCGTCTACGCCTGGGGCGACAACGGGTACGCCTTCCTCTCGGTCAGCGGTGCCGACCTGGCAGGCACCTGGGTGGACGCCTGCTACACGCTGGCGCCCCTCCTCCTGGCGGCTGCCGCGGCGGTCGCCGCTGCCACCCCGACGCCTCGGCGAGAGCTGCGGCGCCACCTGTCAGGTTCGTTCACCCCCGTGCTGGCCGACCTCTTCGGCCTCGGCGCACTCGCGCTCGCCGCCGTGGTCGGGCCGCGCGACGTGGTCTCCGCGGCGCTGGGACTCCTCACGGTCGTCATCCTCAGCGTCCGTCAGGTCGCCCTGACGAGCGCCTCGTGGAAGCTGCGCGGCGCCCTCGAACGGCGGATCGACGAGCGCACCCAGGAGCTGAGGGAGCTCACGGCGCACTACGAACGCCTCGACGCCCGCAAACGGGAGTTCATCACTGCCACCAGCCACGAGCTGCGCACGCCGTTGGCGGCGATCCGCGGCGGGCTGGAGATGCTCCAGGACGGGGACGCCGGCGAGCTGAACCCGACGGCGCAACGCATCGTCACCATCGCCAGCCGCGGCAGCGAGCGACTCTCCCGACTCGTCGACGACATCATCGACCTGGAGAAGCTGGACAGCGGAGCCTTCGCCCACGACCCCAGCGTCCAGCCAGTCGAACGTCTGGTCACCGAGGCGGTGCAGACGCTGGCGCCCCTCGCCGCCCAGCACGCGGTGGAGCTGCGCATCGACCTGGCGGAGGCCTCCGTGGTGTGCGAGCCCGACCCGATCGTGCAGGTGCTCGTCAACCTCCTGGGCAACGCGTTGAAGTTCTCCGACGGTGGCACCCAGGTGGTCGTGCGTGCACGACGTCAGGCCGAGGAGGTCGTGGTCTCGGTGCGCGACCAGGGTCGCGGGATCCCGTCCGACCAGCTGGAGACCATCTTCAGACGGTTCCACCAGATCGAGAAGGACGACAGCCGCGAGAAGGGCGGCGCGGGCCTGGGTCTCTCCATCTCGCAGCTCATCGTGCACCAGCACGGCGGCCGCATGTGGGCCGAGAGCGACGGCGACGGCGCGACCTTCTGGTTCACCCTGCCGGCCGCCGACTCACCCACCCCAGCCACCGCCCGCCCGCGCGGATGACCCTCTCCGCCTGAGCCGACCGACCGCGCACGACCTGTCCGGCTCGTGGTCGTACGCGGGCCGTGCGCGTGGCAGGCACCTGCTTCAGGCGCGCCCGATCGAGAAGGCCAGGATGAAGCCGACCGTGGCGATCAGCCCCGCGTAGAGATGGGTGCGCTCGAAGGCCTCGGGGATCATCGTGTCGGCCACCATGGCCAGGATGGCACCGGCGGCCAGGGCAGTGATCACGGCGACGACCTCCGGAGCCGCGCCGTCGAGCAGCAGCGCACCGAGCAGCCCGGCCACCCCACTCGCGGCGGCGATCGAGCCCCACACCCCGAAGACGTAGCGCGCGCTGCGGCCACTGCGCTTCATGCCGGCCGCACTCGAGAGCCCCTCCGGAAGGTTTAGAGATGAAGATCGCGGCGAGCACGGGCACGCCCACGCCGTTGCCGCCCAGCAGCGACAGCCCCAGCACCACCGACTCCGGGACGCCGTCGAGGAGGGCCCCGATCGCGATCGCGGCCCCCGACCCCTGGCGCTCCGATTCCGACGGCTGCTGGTCCTGCGAGCGCTTGCGGTGGGCCGCCCCACGGCGCGACAACGCCACGTTGGCCAGCACGTAGATTACGGCCCCACGAGGAACCCCGCGACGGTTCGCGGCCAGTCACCCCGGTCGTCTCCGCCTCGTCGATGAGGTCGAAGGACAACGCCGAGATCAGCACGCCGGCACCGAAGGCCATCACGGAGGCCACGACGCGCTGCGGGACGTGCACGAACCATGCGACGAGTGCCCCCAGGACCAGCGCCCACCTGCGACCAGCCCCCACGCCCCGGCCTGCAACCAGATCGGCACCAGCGCCCTCCCCTCCTGACGACGTCACCTCGACGCTAGTCGCCCGCGGTCCCCGGAACTAGGCTCTGGCGATGGCTGACACCCCTACGTCCCCCGACTCGATCCCCCGCCTGCGTGTCGGCGTGGTCGGCACCGCCCACTGGGCCCGTGAGGTGCACGCCGCAGGTGCGGTGGCGGCCCAGCACGCCGACCTGGTCTCCGTGTGGGGCAGGACGCCGGAGCGCGCGCAGTCACTGGCGCAGCGGTACGACGTGGAGGCAGCCGCCTCGTTCGAGGAGCTGCTCGACCGGGTCGACGTGGTCACCTTCGCGTGCCGCCGCAGGTGCAGCCGGACCTGGCTGCGATGGCCGCCCGGGCTGGCCGCCACCTGCTGCTGGACAAGCCGGTCGCGACGTCGTTGCGCGCGACCGACGAGCTGGCCGCAGCGGTGCGGGAGGGCGGCGTACAGGCGTCCGTCTTCTTCACCGACGCTTCGTCCCCGATTTCGAGAAGGCTCTCCAGGCCGCTGCCACGCAGGAGTGGAGCGGCGCCCGGGTCAGGTGGCTCGCCGACGTCGCCGCCGCCGACTCGCCCTATCGCGACTCGGTGTGGCGCGCGGAGCCGCTGGCGGCCCTGTGGGACCTCGCACCCCACGTGCTGGCCCATCTCGTCCGGTGCTCGGCGCGGTGGAGTCGGTGACGGCCGAGCGCTCCGGGCACGGGGTCGAGCTGCGTACGCAGCACAGGAGGGGCGCGCAGGCCGACATCGCGGTCTCCCTGCACTCGCCCGACTACGTCGAGGAGTTCCGGCTGCTGCGCGGCGACGGCAGCGAGCTCGTCCTCGACGCTTCTCCCGTCGACGCCGTCGAGCCCTTCGCCCGCGCCCTGGACAACCTCGTACGCCGGGCACACGGTCTGGACGAGCCGTGCCCGGCGCCGCTCGAGGTGGGCGTCGAGGTCACCCGGGTGCTGGCGGAGGCCGAGGCGTCGCTCTGCCGCAGCGGCCCCCGCAGCGCGGAGTGGCGAACTACTTCCTCTTCGGCTTCTGCTTCGACTTCTCGGGATAGACCGCGTCGACCTCGACCTCGACCAGCCAGCCGTTGACGGGGAGGTTCTCGATCTCGAGGGCGAAGCGGGAGGGCCGCGCGGGGTTCACGACCATGGGCGCGCCCTGCACGCTCCCCATCGGCACCGTCATCGTGGCGCCCGTCCTGAGGTTGGTGTTGGCGAAGAACTGGCGGTAGGCGCGGTTCCAGCCCGCGAAGTCCATCTTCTCCTCGCCCGCCGGGTTCTGCAGGAAGACCCGCATCGAGACCACGTCGTCGTACGAGAGCCCCGCGGCGGCGAGGTTCTCGCCGATGCGCATGAGGGTGTTGATGCCCTGGGCCTCGGTGATCGTCACACCGGCCGGCAGCACACCGCCGGGGAAGACGTCGGTGGGGATGTAGCGCTGCTCGGGTGTGGCACCCGCGGTGTTCATCGCGGATGGCCCGAGACCCGAGGACTTGTACCAGGCGACCTCCTTCCCGAAGGCCACGCCGTCGGCGATGCTCGGGGTGTCGCCGGTGACGAAGGAGAACGCCTCCTTCGGGTCCGGGCGGAACAGCTTGTCGTGCGCCCAGACAGTGCTGGGCACGGCCAGTGCGGCCGTGGCCACGACAGCGGTCACGATGGTGCGTGCAGTCTTCATCCTTGCCTCCGAGACAGTGCGGGCCCCCGCGTTCGAGGGCGGCCGAGGGGTCGGCCATGGGGCTGGACGCTAGGCAGAGGGTCACGTGGACGTAACACCGACGTGTCACCCACGAATCTTCAACGAACTTTTGTTTCGGCTGGCTACCTGCGAGCACAGGCGCCGCGACTTCATTGCATTAAGAGGTGAAGCCCCACCTGTCCCACGCTGGATCTACTCAATTTTTGTGACTCGCTCGAAACGCGCGAGGCCCATCCGCGTCACACGGCGTCCCTACGTTCATGCCGGGCGCTGACCTCGGCCTCCGGTACGGGTTCCGGAAGTACGGCCGCGTGTCAGGTCCGTTTGACGAGAGGACCTCCCATGGTCGAAGAAGAAGTCTTGTCCGGCGTCTCGCGGCGCAGCCTCCTCCAGGCGGTCGGAGCGGGCTCGAGTGCGGGAGTGATGTTCGCGGCGATGGGAGCCGTGGGTCTCGCCCCCACGGCGGCCGCCCAGCCGCCCAGCAAGGCCTGGACTCCTCCGGGCCGCAGTGACTTCGCGCTGTCCGGACGATCGTCCAAGAAGGTCGTCGTCGTGGGCGGAGGTCCGGCCGGCCTCGCCACGGCGTACGAGCTGCGCAAGGCCGGCTACCGCGTCACGGTCCTCGAGGCCCGCCACCGCGGGGCGGCCGCACCCTGACGATCCGCGACGGTGACTCCGAGACCGACACCGACGGCATCAAGCAGACCGCGCGCTTCGACCGCGACGTCTACATGAACGCCGGCGCCGGGCGCATCGCCCAGTGGATGGTGACGATGGACTACATGCGCGAGCTCGGCGTGCCGTACGAGGTGTTCACCAACGCCAACGCGGACGCGTACCTCTACAACGAGAAGAGCGGCGCCACCCCCGGCAACCCCATCCGCTACCGCACGGCGAAGGCGGACGTCTTCGGCTACACCTCCGAGCTCCTCAACTACGCGACCGACCAGGGCGCGCTCGACCAGAAGCTCACCACCGAGGACAAGGAGAACCTCCGCGACTTCCTGCGGTCGTTCGGCTCCCTGCAGTCGAACGGCACGTACGCCGGGGGCAACAACCGGGGCTTCTCCGAGTACCCGACGGCCTGGAACGCCCACGGGACGCCGCTGCCGGGCCCGGGGACCGCCTCCCAGGTGCTCGCCAGCAAGGTCGGGTTGTACTTCTCGTTCGAGAACAACTGGGAACAGGCGATGCTGATGTTCCAGCCGGTCGGCGGCATGGACACGACCTACAGCTACTTCGTGAAGGCGATCGGCCAGCAGAACGTGCTGCTCAACTCCCCCGTCACGGGCGTGGAGAACACGCACCGGGGCGTCAAGGTCACCTACCAGCCCAAGCGCGGCCACACCCGGCAGATCGAGGCCGACTTCGCGGTGGTCACGGCGCCCGCCGGCCTGATGCGCCGCTGGGACACCAACTGGGGCTCGGAGATCGACTCGGCGCTGGGAGAGTTCTCGGTCGGCTCCCCCGCCGGCAAGATCGGGCTCCAGTACAAGTCGCGCTGGTGGGAGGACGACCACCGGATCTACGGCGGCATCACCGAGACCGACATGGACCTGGCGCACGTCTGGCACCCCTCGTACGGCTACGGCGGGCGCAAGGGGCTCATGGTCGGCTACTACAACACCGGTGCCAACGCGCGGGCGTACGCCGACCTCTCACCACGCCAGCGCGAGGCGCGGGCCGTGGCGCAGGGCGTGAAGATCTTCGGGCCGAAGTACCGCACCGAGCTGGAGTCGTCCTTCTCGATCGCCTGGCACAAGGTGCCCTACATCGAGGGCGCGTGGGCCTACCCGAAGACCACGTCGCCGCTCTTCAAGAAGCTGCAGCAGGGCACCGGCAACGTCTACTTCGCCGGTGACTGGATGTCGGAGATCTCCGCCTGGCAGCACGGTGCCTTCTGGGCCGCTCGGTACGCGGTGCAGGCGCTGCACGCGCGAGTGATGAGCGCCTGACCCCTCCTTCGTGCGGTGTCGTGGCGATCGCTCGCCACGGCACCGCACGATGCTGTGCGGGCCCGCGGCTCAGAGCTTCCGCAACGTGACGACGGGGACGTCGGCGCGGGCACTCTCGGCGACCCCGGCGATCCGAGCAGGCACGCGGGTGACCCCCGAGCCGTCGCGGGCGACGTACACGTGGACCCAGTGCCCGAGCGCTGCTCGCCGTCCGTCGACGAAGGCGGCAAGGGCGTAGGTGATGCTGCTGCGCCCGACCTCCCTGACCGCGAGCCCGATGGTGACCTCGTCGCCCAGGCCCACCTCGTTCTCGTACGAGCAGGCGGACTCGCCCACCACGCCGATGGCGTCGGCAGAGACCGGCTCGACGCCGGCCTCGGCCTGCAGCCACGTGTTGATCGCGGTGTCGAACCAGCCGTAGTAGACGATGTTGTTCACGTGGCCGTACATGTCGACGTCGGACCAGCGCACCTGCTGGCCGACCTGTACGGGGTAGTCGTCGACGGTGGGAGGCGTGCTCATCGTGCGTCCGCCTTCATGGTGATCAGCTGGCGCAGCTCGCTTCCCTCGGCCAGGCGCTCCATCGCCTCGTTGATCCGGGAGAGTGGGAGCGACGAGCTGATCAGCTGCTCGACGGGCAACCGGCCCCGCGCCACAGGTCGACGAAGATCGGGACGTCCCTGGCGGGCACCGACGACCCCAGGTAGCTGCCGACGATGGTGCGGCCCCTCGGCCACCAGGGCGAGGGGCGAGACGGTCGCGGTGTCGTCGGGGGCGGGAAGGCCCACCGTGACGGTGGTGCCGCCGGCGGCGGTGCATGCGACGGCGAGCTCGAAGGCGCTGGCGCGGCCCACGGCCTCGACGACCCGGTCTGCCTTCAGGGTGGCGGCGGCCTCGTCGGGGTCGAGGGCGCGGCTGGCCCCGAGCCGGAGTGCCTGGTCGCGCTTGGCCCGGGAGGTGTCCACGCCGACGACCTCGACGTCGTCGAGGGCGAGCGCCGTGACCAGCGCCGCCATGCCGACGCCGCCGAGGCCCACGACGGCCAGGGTCGACCCGGGGGCAGGTCGCGCGGCGTTGACCACCGCTCCCCCGCCGGTCAGCACCGCACATCCCAGGAGGGCGGCGACCTCGGCGGGGACGTCGTCGCCTACAGGCACCACGGAGCGTCGGTCGACCACCGCGTGAGTGGCGAACCCCGAGACCCCCAGGTGGTGGTGCACCGGGCCTTCGGCGTCGGACAGGCGCCCGCCACCGGCGAGCATCTCGCCGGCACCGTTGGCGGCGGATCCCGGCACGCACGGGGCGACACCGTCACTCGCGCACCCGCCGCACGCGCCGCACCGTGGCAGGAAGGTGAGGACCAGGCGCTGCCCCACGGCTATGTCGTCGACGCCCGAGCCGACCTCGAGCACCCGTCCTGCCGCCTCGTGGCCGAGCAGCATGGGGGTCGGGCGGCTCCGGGACCCGTCCACGACCGACAGGTCGGAGTGGCAGACGCTCGCCACCTCGATCTCGACGAGGAGCTCGGTCTCACGAGGCCCGTCGAGCTCCAGGGGCACGACGTCGAGCGGGGTGGAGACCTCGTACGGTCGGGGTGCCCCCACCGTACGCAGCACGGCTCCTGTGATCTGCATGCGAACCTCCCAGTCGGGCCGGCGCACGGCGGCCAGCGCCAACGTATGCAGCCGGGCGGGCGTCCACAAGGGCCAGACGCCGTCGGAGCGATCAACTCCGTTTGTGCGCTGCGCCCCTGTACGTGGACGACGGTCGCGCGCATGATGAACGCTCACGAGGAGAGAGGGGCGTCGGGATGCGGCTTTCGCTGTCCGCCGAGGACCAGGCCTTCCGCCAGGAGATGGCCGAGCTGTTCACCAGCGTGGTGCCGGCCGAGGTCCGCCGGACCGTCCTGGAGGGTGGCGAGATCACCGAGCAGATGTTCCGCACCAGCCAGCGGGCGCTCAACGACGCCGGCATTGCGGTGCCGCACTGGCCGCAGCAGTGGGGTGGGCGGGGTGGACGGAGCTGCAGCGCCACCTCTGGCACGAGGAGATGCAGCGCGCAGGCGTCCCCACCCCCCTGCCGTTCAACGTGAGCATGATCGGCCCGGTGCTCATCCAGTTCGCCTCGCAGGAGATGAAGGAGCGCTTCCTGCCCGCCACCGCCAGCCTCGACATCTGGTGGTCCCAGGGATTCTCGGAGCCCGACGCCGGTTCCGACCTGGCCGGCCTGCGGACGAGCGCCGTGCGCGACGGTGACGACTGGATCGTCAACGGTCAGAAGACCTGGACGACGCTGGGCCAGTACGGCGACTGGATCTTCACCCTCGTGCGCACCGACCCTGCGGTGAAGAAGCAGGCGGGCATCTCGATGCTGCTGATCGACATGACGTCGCCAGGCGTGGAGGTCCGGCCCATCCAGCTCATCGATGGCGGCCACGAGGTCAACGAGGTGTGGTTCACCGACGTACGTGTGCCCGGCGAGAACCTCGTGGGCGAGGTCAACCAGGGCTGGACGATGGCGAAGTTTCTGCTCGGCAACGAGCGGGTCGGCGTCGCCCCGGTCGCGATGGTGAAGCGGATGCTCGGCCGGGCCAAGGAGGTCGCCGCCGACCAGCTCGACGACCCCGTGGTCCGAGCCCGGGTGGCCGAGCTGGAGAACGAGCTGCTGGCACTCGAGCTCACCACCCTGCGCGTGGTCGCCCACTCCGACGGAGGAGAGCCGCACCCCGCCAGCTCGGTGCTCAAGCTGCGCGGCACCGAGCTCCAGCAGGCGGTCAGCGAGCTGGTCGTCGACCTCGCCGGGCCTGCCTCCCTGGTGCCTCCCGACTCGGAGAGCGACCTGCCGCTGTGGGCCCGGCGCTCGGCCCCGGTCTACCTCAACTACCGCAAGGCCTCGATCTACGGCGGCTCCAACGAGATCCAGCGCCAGATCATCGCCGGCACCATCCTCGGACTGTAGGGACTGACATGGACTTCACGCTCGACGACGAACAGATCGCCCTGCGCGCGGCCGCTCCTGCTCGCGCCGCTACGGCGACTTCGAGGAACGGCGCCGCAGCGTCAGCAGCGACCTCGGGCACGACCCGACGCTGTGGAAGGCGCTCGCCGAGATGGGTGCACTCGGGCTGCCCTTCTCCGAGGAGGACGGCGGGA includes these proteins:
- a CDS encoding acyl-CoA dehydrogenase family protein: MGWAGWTELQRHLWHEEMQRAGVPTPLPFNVSMIGPVLIQFASQEMKERFLPATASLDIWWSQGFSEPDAGSDLAGLRTSAVRDGDDWIVNGQKTWTTLGQYGDWIFTLVRTDPAVKKQAGISMLLIDMTSPGVEVRPIQLIDGGHEVNEVWFTDVRVPGENLVGEVNQGWTMAKFLLGNERVGVAPVAMVKRMLGRAKEVAADQLDDPVVRARVAELENELLALELTTLRVVAHSDGGEPHPASSVLKLRGTELQQAVSELVVDLAGPASLVPPDSESDLPLWARRSAPVYLNYRKASIYGGSNEIQRQIIAGTILGL
- a CDS encoding sensor histidine kinase, giving the protein MSNTQANVRSSRSLAIILGALLVLALVAVPLVVLPAGGQAGISPGSLGVMTALVAAALAARTALLRRGAMRFSWSMLGLYLGIYAVGDALYSGLLGGSPQPSLADIVYLIAFVPAGLGLLCYPILELSRGMWRPLLIDAALLVASVALVVHTLVLRHVHGAGLELVTVTILSIYPLISTWCAALMVLVLARSRGGQRPDATLMGLAYVVYAWGDNGYAFLSVSGADLAGTWVDACYTLAPLLLAAAAAVAAATPTPRRELRRHLSGSFTPVLADLFGLGALALAAVVGPRDVVSAALGLLTVVILSVRQVALTSASWKLRGALERRIDERTQELRELTAHYERLDARKREFITATSHELRTPLAAIRGGLEMLQDGDAGELNPTAQRIVTIASRGSERLSRLVDDIIDLEKLDSGAFAHDPSVQPVERLVTEAVQTLAPLAAQHAVELRIDLAEASVVCEPDPIVQVLVNLLGNALKFSDGGTQVVVRARRQAEEVVVSVRDQGRGIPSDQLETIFRRFHQIEKDDSREKGGAGLGLSISQLIVHQHGGRMWAESDGDGATFWFTLPAADSPTPATARPRG
- a CDS encoding ABC transporter substrate-binding protein — protein: MRDDAEFTDGEPVTAEDVAYTFTTAAKEGGLTDVTSLRSAKAVDDDTVELTLVKPQSTFVNRLVSLGIVPEHAHGKDYAQKPVGSGPFTLVDWAKGEQLVVARNDDYYGEKSPFERIVFVFTDEDASLAAARTGEVHLAGLPASLATQEIPGMRLEAITSIDNRGLHFVTVPKEGRKSPAGLPIGNDVTADRAIRQAVNYAVDRQALVDGVLEGFGSPASGPVDNSPWFNPDSAIEDADVDRAEQLLADAGWADTDGDGVVEKGGLDAAFTLLYPAGDSLRQGLALSVVDQVKPAGIKITTEGVSWDEIYQRLHTDSVLFGWGSHDPYEMYSLYKSDLAGTDLLNAGYYSSKPVDRHLDAALAATDPDRANEEWKAAQLDAQGNGFTASADAAWAWLVNLEHTYFVDDCLDLGEPHIEPHGHGWPITASISQWSGAADGPASGRAQRPAAHPSLVRGGVLPFLVRSRLRRVVDARGRRRVRTRRRRVGLRLAHRACPLLVGCEVVVLLGLVVVRHRSTFPLGRPAVAGLAACVASYPLRGRAMPATVDRPGTMGAWTRDGPGSSRNGNVCCTALPG
- a CDS encoding FAD-dependent oxidoreductase encodes the protein MVEEEVLSGVSRRSLLQAVGAGSSAGVMFAAMGAVGLAPTAAAQPPSKAWTPPGRSDFALSGRSSKKVVVVGGGPAGLATAYELRKAGYRVTVLEARHRGAAAP
- a CDS encoding acyl-CoA thioesterase; amino-acid sequence: MSTPPTVDDYPVQVGQQVRWSDVDMYGHVNNIVYYGWFDTAINTWLQAEAGVEPVSADAIGVVGESACSYENEVGLGDEVTIGLAVREVGRSSITYALAAFVDGRRAALGHWVHVYVARDGSGVTRVPARIAGVAESARADVPVVTLRKL
- a CDS encoding flavin monoamine oxidase family protein yields the protein MNAGAGRIAQWMVTMDYMRELGVPYEVFTNANADAYLYNEKSGATPGNPIRYRTAKADVFGYTSELLNYATDQGALDQKLTTEDKENLRDFLRSFGSLQSNGTYAGGNNRGFSEYPTAWNAHGTPLPGPGTASQVLASKVGLYFSFENNWEQAMLMFQPVGGMDTTYSYFVKAIGQQNVLLNSPVTGVENTHRGVKVTYQPKRGHTRQIEADFAVVTAPAGLMRRWDTNWGSEIDSALGEFSVGSPAGKIGLQYKSRWWEDDHRIYGGITETDMDLAHVWHPSYGYGGRKGLMVGYYNTGANARAYADLSPRQREARAVAQGVKIFGPKYRTELESSFSIAWHKVPYIEGAWAYPKTTSPLFKKLQQGTGNVYFAGDWMSEISAWQHGAFWAARYAVQALHARVMSA
- a CDS encoding Rid family hydrolase; its protein translation is MKTARTIVTAVVATAALAVPSTVWAHDKLFRPDPKEAFSFVTGDTPSIADGVAFGKEVAWYKSSGLGPSAMNTAGATPEQRYIPTDVFPGGVLPAGVTITEAQGINTLMRIGENLAAAGLSYDDVVSMRVFLQNPAGEEKMDFAGWNRAYRQFFANTNLRTGATMTVPMGSVQGAPMVVNPARPSRFALEIENLPVNGWLVEVEVDAVYPEKSKQKPKRK
- a CDS encoding alcohol dehydrogenase catalytic domain-containing protein, with the translated sequence MQITGAVLRTVGAPRPYEVSTPLDVVPLELDGPRETELLVEIEVASVCHSDLSVVDGSRSRPTPMLLGHEAAGRVLEVGSGVDDIAVGQRLVLTFLPRCGACGGCASDGVAPCVPGSAANGAGEMLAGGGRLSDAEGPVHHHLGVSGFATHAVVDRRSVVPVGDDVPAEVAALLGCAVLTGGGAVVNAARPAPGSTLAVVGLGGVGMAALVTALALDDVEVVGVDTSRAKRDQALRLGASRALDPDEAAATLKADRVVEAVGRASAFELAVACTAAGGTTVTVGLPAPDDTATVSPLALVAEGPHHRRQLPGVVGARQGRPDLRRPVARGRLPVEQLISSSLPLSRINEAMERLAEGSELRQLITMKADAR